Proteins from a genomic interval of Gossypium hirsutum isolate 1008001.06 chromosome A09, Gossypium_hirsutum_v2.1, whole genome shotgun sequence:
- the LOC121206074 gene encoding uncharacterized protein, with protein MDHHSGRIQRLKLAAGLRSLHDILRGVELRDHFAAQRWKNEKKYIFTLIQWYWKLEYRSNGTVKRHASKSNSLCYCSSSSSLPPLTATKIWLIIKTQIMKVFQIFLVEISESTVNNNN; from the exons ATGGATCACCATTCTGGTAGGATTCAACGGCTGAAGCTG GCTGCAGGGTTGAGGAGTCTTCACGATATACTGAGGGGGGTGGAGCTCCGCGATCACTTTGCTGCTCAGCGttggaaaaatgaaaagaaatatattttcACTTTGATTCAATGGTACTGGAAGTTGGAATATCGTTCCAACGGCACCGTCAAACGCCATGCATCAAAATCTAACAGCCTTTGCTATtgctcttcttcttcctctttgcCCCCATTAACAGCCACAAAGATTTGGCTGATAATCAAAACCCAAATAATGAAagtttttcagatttttttggTTGAAATCAGTGAATCTACCGTCAACAACAATAACTAA
- the LOC107888991 gene encoding uncharacterized aarF domain-containing protein kinase 2 — MSRFLTFANIRKAAQYAISNPTTSHSEFRKYGTVVTIGLRLPQYRVYSHYRFNIGGKAPWVLQNTKEGISRGYFAWNHSFLSASSAVTHHAQVAWKKFTRKCSLSCHPFPYIRMAQAVSLALSRSHLIVPGIFGLGGGRLALSQRKVAETNYYPSPNSLYSRAQDGHAFVSSILLSVIEGVILLVRAIYLTILFSPSIIMAPFADSCGLKFRKIWLEVVHRTLETAGPAFIKWGQWAATRPDLFPKDLCTKLSELHSRAPEHSFAFTKKTIERAFGRKLSEIFHSFEEEPVASGSIAQVHRASLRFRYPGKRVKPMLVAVKVRHPGVGESIRRDFMIINLAAKLSKFIPTLNWLRLDESVQQFAVFMMSQVDLAREAANLNRFIYNFRSWKDVSFPKPVYPLVHPAVLVETYEQGESVARYVDEFEGYDMVKAKLAHIGTHALLKMLLVDNFIHADMHPGNILVRVSHSKASRKRLFKSKPHIIFLDVGMTAELSKSDRINLLEFFKAVARRDGQTAAECTLRLSQRQNCPNPKAFIEEVDEAFTFWGTPEGDLVHPAECMEQLLEKVRRHKVNIDGNVCTVLVTMLVLEGWQRKLDPGYDVMETLQTLLLKADWAKSLSYTIDGLMAP; from the exons ATGTCCAG ATTTTTGACATTTGCCAATATTAGGAAAGCTGCGCAATATGCTATTTCGAATCCAACAACGAGCCATTCGGAATTTAGGAAGTATGGAACAGTTGTTACTATCGGGTTGCGGTTGCCGCAGTATAGAGTGTACTCCCACTATAGGTTCAACATTGGAGGAAAGGCTCCATGGGTATTGCAGAATACCAAGGAAGGGATATCCCGAGGTTATTTTGCCTGGAACCATTCATTCCTTTCCGCGAGTAGTGCAGTGACTCATCATGCACAAGTTGCTTGGAAAAAGTTCACCCGTAAATGTTCTTTGAGTTGTCATCCATTCCCTTACATAAGGATGGCTCAAGCAGTAAGCTTAGCATTGTCCCGCTCTCACTTGATAGTTCCTGGTATTTTTGGCTTGGGAGGTGGACGACTGGCATTGTCGCAGAGGAAGGTAGCAGAGACAAATTATTACCCATCACCAAATTCTTTGTATAGTCGTGCTCAAGATGGTCATGCTTTTGTTTCTTCTATACTACTTTCAGTGATAGAAGGTGTTATCTTGCTAGTGAGGGCTATCTATCTTACAATTTTGTTCTCTCCGAGTATAATAATGGCACCATTTGCCGACTCTTGTGGCCTCAAATTCAGGAAAATATGGCTTGAAGTCGTGCATCGCACACTTGAAACGGCAGGTCCAGCATTCATAAAATGGGGTCAATGGGCAGCAACGCGACCAGATCTCTTCCCTAAAGATTTATGCACCAAGCTTTCAGAGCTTCACAGCAGGGCTCCTGAACACAGCTTTGCTTTCACAAAGAAAACTATTGAAAGAGCATTTGGCCGTAAGCTTTCTGAAATATTTCACAGTTTCGAAGAGGAACCGGTGGCTTCTGGAAGTATAGCTCAGGTGCACCGGGCTTCTTTGAGATTCCGTTACCCTGGTAAACGGGTCAAGCCCATGTTAGTTGCAGTAAAGGTTAGACATCCTGGTGTTGGTGAATCAATTAGGAGAGATTTTATGATTATCAACTTGGCGGCGAAATTATCAAAGTTCATTCCAACTCTTAACTGGTTGAGATTGGATGAGAGTGTCCAGCAATTTGCTGTTTTCATGATGTCTCAAGTTGATCTTGCCAGGGAAGCTGCCAATTTGAACCGTTTTATATATAATTTCCGAAGCTGGAAAGACGTTTCTTTTCCTAAGCCTGTCTATCCACTTGTGCACCCTGCTGTTTTAGTGGAAACATATGAACAAGGGGAAAGTGTTGCACGCTATGTTGATGAATTTGAAGGATATGATATGGTTAAGGCCAAACTTGCTCATATTGGAACTCATGCGCTTTTAAAGATGCTTTTG GTTGACAACTTCATTCATGCTGACATGCATCCTGGAAATATCCTTGTTCGGGTGTCTCATAGCAAGGCTTCTCGAAAACGGCTCTTTAAGTCAAAGCCTCATATCATTTTCCTTGATGTAGGCATGACAGCTGAACTTTCTAAAAGTGATCGTATAAATTTATTGGAATTTTTTAAGGCTGTTGCTCGAAGAGATGGTCAGACTGCTGCTGAGTGTACACTTAGATTATCACAGCGACAAAACTGCCCGAACCCAAAGGCTTTTATTGAG GAAGTAGATGAAGCATTCACTTTTTGGGGTACCCCGGAGGGTGATCTAGTCCATCCGGCTGAATGCATGGAACAACTGCTCGAGAAAGTAAGGCGTCATAAAGTCAATATTGATGGCAACGTATGCACTGTTTTGGTCACCATGTTGGTTCTTGAG GGTTGGCAAAGGAAACTTGATCCAGGATATGATGTAATGGAAACACTACAGACGCTGCTACTCAAAGCAGACTGGGCAAAATCTCTTTCCTACACCATTGATGGGCTGATGGCTCCATGA